The following nucleotide sequence is from Tardiphaga alba.
TCCTGAATATCAGTCCGGGCGGGCAGCTTGCCCTTGGTCTGGTGCTGGCGCTCATCATGTATGGCGTCGCGCTCGATCTGCGCGTCGGTGATTTCGTCGATGTCTTCAAGCGCCCGCTGGCACCGCTATCGGGGCTCGTCGCCCAACTGCTGTTCCTGCCTGCCGTGACATGGGCGATCACCATGCTGCTGCAGCCGCGGCCATCCATCGCGCTCGGCATGATGGTGGTAGCGGCCTGTCCCGGTGGCAACATCTCCAATCTCATCACCCATATGGCGCGCGGCAACACCGCGCTGTCGGTGTCGATGACCGGCATTTCCAGCCTGCTCGCCACGATCACCACGCCGCTGAACATCCTGTTCTGGGCCGGGCTCAATCCTGCGACTGCTGCGCTGCTGCGTCAGGTCAGCGTGGAGCCGATATCTTTTATCGGCTCGACCCTGCTGCTGCTCGGCGTGCCGATGGTGGCCGGCCTGCTCACGGTGCGCCATTTGCCGAAGCTTGCAGATCGCCTCCGGCGGCCACTGCAGATCCTGTCCTTCGTGTTCCTCATCGGTTTCATCCTGGCCGCAACGGTGACCAACTGGCGCTATATCGGCGTGTTCACTACCGCCGTGCTGCCTTTCGTGGTGCTGCATAACGCCATCGCCGTCGCGCTGGGCTGGGGCGTGGCGAAGGTGTTGGGCCTCAGCGACTACGATACGCGCGCGCTCACCATCGAGGTCAGCATGCACAATTCCGGCCTCGGCCTTGCGCTGATCCTGACGCAATTCGACGGCCTCGGCGGCGCAGCGCTGGTCGCGGCCGGATGGGGCGTCTGGCATCTCGTTTCCGGTTGGGCGCTGGCAGCATGGTGGAAACGGCGTGATCCGCATCCAGCGCGGACGGAGGGCGCCGCATGAATGATGCGACTTTCAACAGCGGCGTCTTGATCACCGGCGCCGCCGGCTTCATCGGCAGCGCATTGCTGCGGGTGTTGGCGGATGACGGCGTGGGCCAGGTCACCGCACTCGATCTGCGCGACGTGCCGCCTGCACAGCAACGTGCTGGCATCGACTATGAGCAGGGCGACATCCGCGATCCCGCCCTCAAGGAGATTTTCGCGCGCGTCAGGCCGCGCACCGTGGTGCATCTCGCCTCGGTGGTTGCCGTCGGCGGTGACGAACGACGCGACTACGAAATCGACGTGCTGGGCACGCGCAATGTGCTGGAATCCTGCCTTGCCGCCGGCGTGCAGCATCTCATCGTGACATCGAGCGGCGCCGCCTACGGCTATCACGCCGACAATCCCGTGCCGCTGCGCGAGACCGATCCGCTGCGCGGCAACGAGGATTTCCCCTATGCGCGCAACAAGCGCGAGGTGGAAGACATGCTGGCGCGCTGGCGCAGCGAGCATCCGCAATTGCAGCAAACCATTTTCCGGCCCTGCACGGTGCTGGGG
It contains:
- a CDS encoding bile acid:sodium symporter family protein; the protein is MPGAGIDEILLNISPGGQLALGLVLALIMYGVALDLRVGDFVDVFKRPLAPLSGLVAQLLFLPAVTWAITMLLQPRPSIALGMMVVAACPGGNISNLITHMARGNTALSVSMTGISSLLATITTPLNILFWAGLNPATAALLRQVSVEPISFIGSTLLLLGVPMVAGLLTVRHLPKLADRLRRPLQILSFVFLIGFILAATVTNWRYIGVFTTAVLPFVVLHNAIAVALGWGVAKVLGLSDYDTRALTIEVSMHNSGLGLALILTQFDGLGGAALVAAGWGVWHLVSGWALAAWWKRRDPHPARTEGAA
- a CDS encoding SDR family oxidoreductase gives rise to the protein MNDATFNSGVLITGAAGFIGSALLRVLADDGVGQVTALDLRDVPPAQQRAGIDYEQGDIRDPALKEIFARVRPRTVVHLASVVAVGGDERRDYEIDVLGTRNVLESCLAAGVQHLIVTSSGAAYGYHADNPVPLRETDPLRGNEDFPYARNKREVEDMLARWRSEHPQLQQTIFRPCTVLGPTTNNQITALFERPVVTGLSGTATPFSLIADSDVVAALAQAVRTGKPGIYNLAGDGTLSLREIAQLNGKPFIPIPPAIMRGALRLLNALGLTKLTAENVKFIQYRPVLDNTRLKSEFGYTPELDARVVFERYRDQRPDLPA